The following are from one region of the Sandaracinus amylolyticus genome:
- a CDS encoding succinate dehydrogenase cytochrome b subunit: MQAVSLRARSLSTSLFLKTLLALSGAGWFFFLLNHLYSNLHLFLGRDAFNGYYDALKESPAMLWGIRGVLIAGIVVHVGTSIVITRRSLESRPQRYHVKKDVVTTYAARTMRWTGPIVGLYLVYHILHLTVGAAMPAGLAHDPHDYYGNVVRSFQVPWVAAFYVVANGALTVHLAHGVSSLFQTLGLVDPQVDKTRNVVAIALAALVCVGFASMPIAVWAGVLVP; the protein is encoded by the coding sequence GTGCAGGCCGTATCGCTCCGCGCTCGTTCGCTCTCGACGTCGCTCTTCCTGAAGACGCTCCTCGCGCTGAGCGGCGCGGGGTGGTTCTTCTTCCTGCTCAACCACCTGTACTCGAACCTGCACCTGTTCCTCGGGCGCGATGCGTTCAACGGGTACTACGACGCGCTGAAGGAGAGCCCCGCGATGCTCTGGGGTATCCGTGGCGTGCTGATCGCGGGCATCGTGGTGCACGTCGGGACGTCGATCGTGATCACGCGGCGCAGCCTCGAGTCCCGGCCGCAGCGTTATCACGTGAAGAAGGACGTGGTGACGACGTACGCGGCGCGGACGATGCGCTGGACGGGCCCGATCGTCGGGCTCTACCTCGTCTATCACATCCTCCATCTGACGGTCGGCGCGGCGATGCCCGCGGGGCTCGCGCACGATCCGCACGACTACTACGGCAACGTGGTGCGCAGCTTCCAGGTGCCGTGGGTCGCGGCGTTCTACGTGGTCGCGAACGGCGCGCTGACGGTCCACCTCGCGCACGGGGTGTCGAGCCTGTTCCAGACGCTCGGGCTCGTGGACCCGCAGGTCGACAAGACGCGCAACGTGGTCGCGATCGCGCTGGCCGCGCTGGTGTGCGTGGGGTTCGCGTCGATGCCGATCGCGGTGTGGGCGGGCGTGCTGGTGCCCTGA
- the rplL gene encoding 50S ribosomal protein L7/L12, whose translation MDQQKMVDELSSWTVMEVAGLIKALEEKWGVKAAPAVVAGAAAPAAAAAAPVAEQTEFTVELTSGGDKKINVIKVVRELTGLGLADAKNLVEAAPKVVKEGVSKADAEDMKKKLEEAGAKVTLK comes from the coding sequence ATGGATCAGCAGAAGATGGTCGATGAGCTCTCGAGCTGGACCGTGATGGAGGTCGCTGGCCTCATCAAGGCGCTCGAGGAGAAGTGGGGCGTCAAGGCGGCCCCGGCGGTCGTTGCTGGCGCGGCGGCGCCGGCGGCGGCGGCGGCGGCCCCCGTGGCGGAGCAGACCGAGTTCACGGTCGAGCTCACCAGCGGCGGCGACAAGAAGATCAACGTCATCAAGGTCGTTCGCGAGCTGACGGGCCTCGGCCTGGCGGACGCGAAGAACCTCGTCGAGGCCGCGCCGAAGGTCGTGAAGGAAGGCGTGTCGAAGGCCGACGCCGAGGACATGAAGAAGAAGCTCGAGGAGGCTGGCGCCAAGGTCACGCTGAAGTGA
- the rpoB gene encoding DNA-directed RNA polymerase subunit beta — MASTSQIQTNFRIRHSFAKISQIIGIPNLIDIQKRSYEKFLQANVPPNRREDIGLQGVFRSVFPIRDFNGTSELVFVGYTLERPKYDVDECVQRGMTYAAPIKVTIQLIIYDTQSEGSERTVRDIKEQEVYFGEIPLMTENGTFIINGTERVVVSQLHRSPGVFFDHDKGKTHSSGKLLYQARVIPYRGSWLDFEFDPKDLIYVRIDRRRKLHATVLLKALGYSTQDLLKFYYDTETIFLEKGGKYARSIEFDLLPGQRATRDIKVEGDVIVRKNRKFTRAAIRKLKDAGLDRLPLDLPEVVGKVSAEDVIDEETGEVLLGVNEEVTEEKLERLREAKIESFKILFIDGLNVGSYLRDTLNADKITTQDEAILEIYRRLRPGDPPTLETAKTLFNNLFFNPERYDLSKVGRLKLNYKFYKEEDPARPALEVSVLTTLDILHTVKHLIELKNGRGSVDDIDHLGNRRVRAVGELMENQYRIGLVRMERAIKERMSMSQEIETLMPHDLINAKPVSAVVKEYFGSSQLSQFMDQTNPLSEVTHKRRLSALGPGGLTRERAGFEVRDVHPTHYGRICPIETPEGPNIGLIASLSTFARVNEYGFVETPYRKVEGGQVAKEVRWFSALEEEGHYIAQANAQTDKNGMLIAGLVPARYNGESVMVPHDQITLMDVSPNQLVSVAASMIPFLEHDDANRALMGSNMQRQAVPLVRCDAPIVGTGLEGKVARDSGVCILAKRDGIVDSVDATRIVVKAEGEAGAFPDIYRLGKFARSNQSTSYTQKPVVRPGEHVKAGDVIADGPSCDVGELALGRNVVVAFMPWGGYNFEDSILISERIAKEDIYTSVHIEEFECVARDTKLGKEEITRDIPNVGEDALKDLDDSGIVRIGAEVKSGDILVGKITPKGETQLSPEEKLLRAIFGEKAGDVRDTSLRVPPGVGGVVINARVFSRKGTEKDDRAKEIEDAERAKLEKDMADEQKIIRESAYNRVKKLLTGRTTQSKLVDEKGKVLLAKGGEITAEMLDPIPRKYWKDIEIDKGQEKVQAILEELNEQVGAIESLFQEKIGKLSKGDELPPGVIKMVKVYIAIKRKLQVGDKMAGRHGNKGVVSRILPEEDLPYLPDGTPVDVVLNPLGVPSRMNVGQILEVHLGWAGLLLGRQIQELIAEKKLGGDGLRKHLQAIFKRGETRALIDELKTEELVSFAEKYKNGFKLASPVFDGAHESEIKSMLQLVQDTAKEHEQRSSLYHVSARTSGQTVLFDGRTGEAFHRDVTVGVMYILKLHHLVDDKIHARSIGPYSLVTQQPLGGKAQFGGQRLGEMEVWAMEAYGAAYALQEFLTVKSDDVQGRTRMYESIVKGEYILDAGLPESFNVLMKELQALCLNVELIEGPGGTPRKADDVLVAEEE; from the coding sequence ATGGCCTCGACCTCGCAGATTCAGACCAACTTCCGGATTCGGCACAGCTTCGCGAAGATCAGTCAGATCATCGGCATTCCGAATCTGATCGATATCCAGAAGCGGTCGTACGAGAAGTTCCTCCAGGCGAACGTTCCTCCCAACCGGCGCGAAGACATCGGCCTGCAGGGCGTCTTCCGCAGCGTCTTCCCGATCCGTGACTTCAACGGCACGAGCGAGCTCGTGTTCGTCGGATACACGCTCGAGCGTCCCAAGTACGACGTGGACGAGTGCGTGCAGCGCGGCATGACCTACGCCGCGCCGATCAAGGTCACGATCCAGCTGATCATCTACGACACGCAGAGCGAAGGCTCGGAGCGGACCGTCCGCGACATCAAGGAGCAGGAGGTCTACTTCGGCGAGATCCCGCTGATGACCGAGAACGGTACGTTCATCATCAACGGGACCGAGCGCGTCGTCGTCAGCCAGCTGCACCGCTCGCCGGGCGTGTTCTTCGACCACGACAAGGGCAAGACGCACTCGAGCGGCAAGCTGCTCTACCAGGCGCGCGTCATCCCCTACCGCGGCTCGTGGCTCGACTTCGAGTTCGATCCGAAGGACCTCATCTACGTCCGCATCGATCGCCGCCGCAAGCTGCACGCGACCGTGCTGCTCAAGGCGCTCGGCTACTCGACGCAGGATCTGCTCAAGTTCTATTACGACACCGAGACGATCTTCCTCGAGAAGGGCGGCAAGTACGCGCGCTCGATCGAGTTCGATCTCCTCCCCGGTCAGCGCGCCACCCGCGACATCAAGGTCGAGGGCGACGTGATCGTGCGCAAGAACCGCAAGTTCACGCGCGCCGCGATCCGCAAGCTGAAGGACGCGGGCCTCGATCGCCTTCCGCTCGATCTCCCCGAGGTCGTCGGCAAGGTCAGCGCCGAGGACGTGATCGACGAGGAGACCGGCGAGGTCCTTCTCGGGGTCAACGAAGAGGTCACCGAGGAGAAGCTCGAGCGCCTTCGCGAGGCGAAGATCGAGAGCTTCAAGATCCTCTTCATCGACGGCCTCAACGTCGGCAGCTACCTCCGCGACACGCTCAACGCGGACAAGATCACCACGCAGGACGAGGCGATCCTCGAGATCTACCGCCGCCTGCGCCCGGGCGATCCGCCGACGCTCGAGACGGCGAAGACCCTCTTCAACAACTTGTTCTTCAACCCGGAGCGCTACGACCTCTCGAAGGTCGGCCGCCTGAAGCTGAACTACAAGTTCTACAAGGAAGAGGATCCGGCGCGTCCGGCGCTCGAGGTGTCGGTCCTGACGACCCTCGACATCCTCCACACCGTCAAGCACCTCATCGAGCTGAAGAACGGCCGCGGCTCGGTCGACGACATCGACCACCTCGGCAACCGTCGCGTGCGCGCGGTCGGCGAGCTCATGGAGAACCAGTACCGCATCGGCCTGGTTCGCATGGAGCGCGCGATCAAGGAGCGCATGAGCATGTCTCAGGAGATCGAGACGCTCATGCCGCACGACCTGATCAACGCGAAGCCCGTCTCCGCGGTGGTCAAGGAGTACTTCGGCAGCTCGCAGCTCTCGCAGTTCATGGATCAGACGAACCCGCTCTCGGAGGTGACGCACAAGCGTCGTCTCTCGGCCCTCGGGCCCGGCGGTCTGACCCGTGAGCGTGCGGGCTTCGAGGTCCGCGACGTCCACCCGACGCACTACGGTCGTATCTGCCCGATCGAGACGCCGGAAGGTCCGAACATCGGCCTCATCGCGTCGCTCTCGACGTTCGCGCGCGTGAACGAGTACGGCTTCGTCGAGACGCCGTACCGCAAGGTCGAAGGCGGTCAGGTCGCCAAGGAAGTGCGGTGGTTCTCCGCCCTCGAGGAGGAAGGCCACTACATCGCTCAGGCGAACGCGCAGACCGACAAGAACGGGATGCTCATCGCGGGCCTCGTCCCCGCTCGCTACAACGGCGAGTCGGTGATGGTGCCGCACGACCAGATCACGCTGATGGACGTGAGTCCGAATCAGCTGGTCTCGGTCGCCGCGTCGATGATTCCGTTCCTCGAGCACGACGACGCGAACCGCGCGCTCATGGGCTCGAACATGCAGCGTCAGGCGGTGCCGCTGGTCCGCTGTGACGCGCCGATCGTCGGGACCGGCCTCGAGGGCAAGGTCGCGCGCGACTCGGGCGTGTGCATCCTCGCGAAGCGCGATGGCATCGTCGATTCGGTCGACGCGACGCGTATCGTCGTGAAGGCCGAGGGCGAGGCGGGCGCGTTCCCCGACATCTATCGTCTGGGCAAGTTCGCGCGCAGCAATCAGTCGACGTCGTACACGCAGAAGCCGGTGGTCCGCCCCGGTGAGCACGTGAAGGCGGGCGACGTGATCGCCGACGGTCCGAGCTGCGATGTCGGCGAGCTCGCGCTCGGCCGCAACGTGGTCGTCGCGTTCATGCCGTGGGGTGGATACAACTTCGAGGATTCGATCCTGATCTCGGAGCGAATCGCGAAGGAAGACATCTACACCTCGGTGCACATCGAGGAGTTCGAGTGCGTCGCGCGCGACACGAAGCTCGGCAAGGAAGAGATCACGCGCGACATCCCGAACGTCGGTGAGGACGCCCTCAAGGACCTCGACGACTCGGGCATCGTGCGCATCGGCGCCGAGGTGAAGAGCGGCGACATCCTCGTCGGCAAGATTACGCCGAAGGGCGAGACCCAGCTCTCGCCCGAGGAAAAGCTGCTCCGCGCGATCTTCGGTGAGAAGGCGGGCGACGTGCGCGACACGTCGCTGCGCGTCCCGCCGGGCGTCGGTGGCGTCGTGATCAACGCGCGCGTCTTCTCCCGCAAGGGCACCGAGAAGGACGACCGCGCGAAGGAGATCGAGGACGCCGAGCGCGCGAAGCTCGAGAAGGACATGGCGGACGAGCAGAAGATCATCCGCGAGTCCGCTTACAACCGCGTCAAGAAGCTCCTCACGGGTCGCACCACGCAGTCGAAGCTCGTCGACGAGAAGGGCAAGGTCCTCCTCGCGAAGGGCGGCGAGATCACTGCGGAGATGCTCGACCCGATCCCGCGCAAGTACTGGAAGGACATCGAGATCGACAAGGGCCAGGAGAAGGTCCAGGCGATCCTCGAGGAGCTCAACGAGCAGGTCGGCGCGATCGAGAGCCTCTTCCAGGAGAAGATCGGCAAGCTCTCGAAGGGCGACGAGCTGCCGCCGGGCGTCATCAAGATGGTGAAGGTCTACATCGCCATCAAGAGGAAGCTCCAGGTCGGCGACAAGATGGCGGGTCGACACGGCAACAAGGGTGTCGTGTCGCGCATCCTCCCCGAGGAGGACCTGCCCTACCTGCCGGACGGCACGCCGGTCGACGTCGTGCTCAACCCGCTCGGCGTCCCGAGCCGCATGAACGTCGGTCAGATCCTCGAAGTCCACCTCGGGTGGGCGGGCCTGCTGCTCGGTCGGCAGATCCAGGAGCTGATCGCCGAGAAGAAGCTCGGTGGCGACGGACTGCGCAAGCACCTGCAGGCGATCTTCAAGCGCGGTGAGACCCGCGCGCTGATCGACGAGCTCAAGACCGAAGAGCTCGTGTCCTTCGCGGAGAAGTACAAGAACGGCTTCAAGCTCGCGTCGCCCGTCTTCGACGGCGCGCACGAGAGCGAGATCAAGAGCATGCTGCAGCTCGTGCAGGACACGGCGAAGGAGCACGAGCAGCGCTCGTCGCTCTATCACGTGTCGGCGCGCACCAGCGGTCAGACGGTGCTCTTCGACGGTCGCACCGGCGAGGCGTTCCACCGCGATGTGACGGTGGGCGTGATGTACATCCTGAAGCTGCACCACCTCGTGGACGACAAGATCCACGCACGCAGCATCGGGCCGTACTCGCTGGTCACCCAGCAGCCCCTCGGCGGCAAGGCGCAGTTCGGTGGTCAGCGCCTCGGCGAGATGGAGGTCTGGGCGATGGAGGCCTACGGCGCGGCGTACGCGCTGCAGGAGTTCCTGACCGTCAAGTCCGACGACGTGCAGGGCCGCACTCGGATGTACGAGTCCATCGTGAAGGGCGAGTACATCCTCGACGCGGGTCTGCCGGAGAGCTTCAACGTCCTGATGAAGGAGCTCCAGGCCCTCTGTCTCAACGTCGAGTTGATCGAGGGTCCGGGGGGCACGCCGCGCAAGGCCGACGACGTGCTGGTTGCCGAGGAGGAGTGA
- the rpoC gene encoding DNA-directed RNA polymerase subunit beta': MKDIFSFFEKPKDPLSFSAIRISLASPEKIREWSHGEVKKPETINYRTFKPERDGLFCAKIFGPVKDYECICGKYKRMKHRGIVCEKCGVEVIQSKVRRERLGHITLATPVAHIWFLKSLPSRIGAILDITLKDLERILYCESYVVLDKGDTPLEKGEILSEERHQELLDEYGDDRFKAGMGGEAILELLKEIDVHAMAEQLRSEMKESSSEAKRKKYAKRLKVIEAFKESGNRPEWMMLTVIPVLPPDLRPLVPLDGGRFATSDLNDLYRRVINRNNRLKRLIELNAPEIIIRNERRMLQEAVDALFDNGRRGKTITGPNKRPLKSLSDMLKGKQGRFRQNLLGKRVDYSGRSVIVVGPSLRLHQCGLPKKMALELFKPFIYNKLEERGYVTTIKSAKKLVEKEKPEVWDILEEVITEHPVMLNRAPTLHRLGIQAFEPVLIEGKAIQLHPLVCVAFNADFDGDQMAVHVPLSIEAQMEARVLMMSTNNILSPANGRPIINPTQDIVLGLYYMTRQRPFARGEYVDGSEKTGNFRGIYASPDEVRMAYDAGEIELHARIKCRVDGKLADTTVGRVLVSEVLPDKLEFSLMNRVLTKKALTEVIDACYRAHQNKATVLLADRMRSLGFEMAAQSGVSVCMDDMLIPPSKKTILEQSQADVETVIEQYQEGLITDGERYNKIVDIWAAASDQVARDLIEGISREVIVSKDGEKKETASFNPIFMMADSGARGSNQQIRQLAGMRGLMAKPSGEIIETPITANFREGLTVLQYFISTHGARKGLADTALKTANSGYLTRRLVDVAQDAVVTEHDCGTIDGIEIAKLEEGGEIVQGLGERILGRTALEDIFDPRDEDRVVVAAGEEIDESKVGEIEEAGIESVRIRSVLTCATRRGICALCYGRDLARGYRVNTGEAVGVIAAQSIGEPGTQLTMRTFHIGGAAARGKIEQSSIENRFEGRVKLEKVNTVTKKDGTVVVMNRHGVLKIVDESGREKETYNLVYGAFLKMPEGSLVQKGTVLADWDPYAIPILTEVSGIVKYGDIIDGVTMEEKLNEVTGLSQRVVIESRDASARPRLSIKDESGETKKTGVGENLARYFLPVGSNIIPADGTEVDAGDILAKIPRETTKTKDITGGLPRVAELFEARKPKDHAIVAEIDGTVTFGKDTKGKRKVLVQPESGDAKEYLIAKGKHLTVKEGDYVRAGEPLMDGPANPHDILKIKGEKELAAWLVNEIQQVYRLQGVGINDKHIETIVRMMLRRVRVKEPGDTNFLMDEQVEKAVFERENEKVLARGGAPAIAEPLLLGITKASLSTESFISASSFQETTKVLTEAAINGKVDELRGLKENVIMGRLLPAGTGLSAYKRLDMIVEDGSAASDYSPADDLMAAASEEE; the protein is encoded by the coding sequence ATGAAGGACATTTTCTCGTTCTTCGAGAAGCCGAAGGATCCGCTCTCGTTCTCGGCGATTCGTATCTCGCTCGCTTCGCCTGAGAAGATCCGGGAGTGGTCGCACGGCGAGGTCAAGAAGCCGGAGACGATCAACTACCGCACGTTCAAGCCGGAGCGGGACGGGCTCTTCTGCGCGAAGATCTTCGGTCCCGTGAAGGACTACGAGTGCATCTGCGGCAAGTACAAGCGCATGAAGCACCGTGGAATCGTGTGCGAGAAGTGCGGCGTGGAGGTGATCCAGTCGAAGGTGCGTCGTGAGCGCCTCGGCCACATCACGCTCGCGACGCCCGTCGCGCACATCTGGTTCCTGAAGAGCCTTCCGTCGCGTATCGGCGCGATCCTCGACATCACGCTCAAGGATCTCGAGCGCATCCTGTACTGCGAGAGCTACGTCGTTCTCGACAAGGGCGACACGCCCCTCGAGAAGGGCGAGATCCTCTCGGAGGAGCGCCACCAGGAGCTCCTCGACGAGTACGGCGACGACCGCTTCAAGGCCGGCATGGGCGGCGAAGCGATCCTCGAGCTCCTCAAGGAGATCGACGTCCACGCGATGGCCGAGCAGCTCCGCTCCGAGATGAAGGAGTCGAGCAGCGAGGCGAAGCGGAAGAAGTACGCCAAGCGCCTGAAGGTCATCGAGGCCTTCAAGGAGAGTGGCAATCGTCCCGAGTGGATGATGCTGACGGTGATTCCGGTGCTCCCGCCGGATCTCCGCCCGCTCGTTCCGCTCGACGGTGGTCGATTCGCGACGTCGGATCTCAACGATCTCTATCGTCGTGTCATCAACCGCAACAACCGCCTGAAGCGCCTCATCGAGCTGAACGCGCCGGAGATCATCATCCGGAACGAGCGGCGCATGCTGCAGGAGGCGGTCGACGCGCTGTTCGACAACGGCCGTCGCGGCAAGACGATCACCGGTCCGAACAAGCGCCCGCTCAAGTCCCTCAGCGACATGCTGAAGGGCAAGCAGGGCCGGTTCCGCCAGAACCTGCTCGGCAAGCGCGTCGACTACTCGGGTCGTTCGGTCATCGTCGTCGGTCCCAGCCTGCGCCTTCACCAGTGCGGTCTGCCGAAGAAGATGGCGCTCGAGCTCTTCAAGCCGTTCATCTACAACAAGCTCGAAGAGCGCGGCTACGTCACGACGATCAAGAGCGCGAAGAAGCTCGTCGAGAAGGAGAAGCCGGAGGTCTGGGACATCCTCGAGGAGGTCATCACCGAGCACCCGGTGATGCTGAACCGAGCCCCGACCCTGCACCGTCTCGGCATCCAGGCGTTCGAGCCGGTGCTGATCGAGGGCAAGGCAATCCAGCTGCACCCCCTCGTCTGCGTCGCGTTCAACGCCGACTTCGACGGCGATCAGATGGCGGTCCACGTGCCGCTCTCGATCGAGGCGCAGATGGAAGCGCGCGTGCTCATGATGAGCACGAACAACATCCTCTCGCCCGCGAACGGCCGCCCGATCATCAACCCGACCCAGGACATCGTCCTCGGGCTCTACTACATGACGCGGCAGCGTCCTTTCGCGCGCGGCGAGTACGTCGACGGCAGCGAGAAGACGGGCAACTTCCGCGGCATCTACGCGTCGCCCGACGAAGTGCGCATGGCGTACGACGCGGGTGAGATCGAGCTGCACGCGCGCATCAAGTGCCGCGTGGACGGCAAGCTCGCGGACACGACCGTCGGTCGCGTCCTCGTGAGCGAGGTGCTGCCCGACAAGCTCGAGTTCTCGCTGATGAACCGCGTGCTCACGAAGAAGGCGCTCACCGAGGTGATCGACGCCTGCTATCGCGCGCACCAGAACAAGGCGACGGTCCTCCTCGCGGACCGCATGCGCAGCCTCGGCTTCGAGATGGCGGCCCAGTCGGGCGTGTCGGTCTGCATGGACGACATGCTGATCCCGCCGTCGAAGAAGACGATCCTCGAGCAGTCGCAGGCCGACGTCGAAACCGTCATCGAGCAGTATCAGGAAGGCCTGATCACCGACGGTGAGCGGTACAACAAGATCGTCGACATCTGGGCCGCTGCGTCGGACCAGGTCGCGCGCGATCTGATCGAGGGCATCAGCCGCGAAGTCATCGTCAGCAAGGATGGCGAGAAGAAGGAGACTGCCTCCTTCAATCCCATCTTCATGATGGCGGACTCCGGCGCGCGTGGCTCGAACCAGCAGATTCGTCAGCTGGCCGGCATGCGCGGCTTGATGGCGAAGCCGTCGGGTGAAATCATCGAGACGCCGATCACCGCGAACTTCCGCGAGGGTCTGACGGTTCTCCAGTACTTCATCTCGACGCACGGCGCGCGTAAGGGCCTCGCCGACACCGCGCTCAAGACCGCGAACTCCGGCTACCTCACGCGTCGTCTCGTCGACGTCGCGCAGGACGCCGTGGTCACGGAGCACGACTGCGGAACGATCGACGGCATCGAGATCGCGAAGCTCGAAGAGGGCGGCGAGATCGTGCAGGGCCTCGGCGAGCGCATCCTGGGCCGCACGGCGCTCGAGGACATCTTCGACCCGCGTGACGAGGACCGAGTGGTCGTCGCCGCCGGTGAGGAGATCGACGAGTCGAAGGTCGGCGAGATCGAAGAGGCGGGCATCGAGAGCGTGCGCATCCGTTCGGTGCTCACGTGCGCGACCCGTCGCGGCATCTGCGCCCTCTGCTACGGCCGTGACCTCGCGCGCGGTTACCGCGTGAACACGGGTGAAGCAGTCGGCGTCATCGCGGCGCAGTCGATCGGTGAGCCGGGCACGCAGCTCACGATGCGCACCTTCCACATCGGTGGTGCGGCGGCGCGCGGCAAGATCGAGCAGTCGAGCATCGAGAACCGCTTCGAGGGCCGGGTCAAGCTCGAGAAGGTCAACACGGTGACGAAGAAGGACGGCACGGTGGTGGTGATGAACCGCCACGGCGTCCTGAAGATCGTCGACGAGTCGGGCCGCGAGAAGGAGACCTACAACCTCGTCTACGGCGCATTCCTCAAGATGCCCGAGGGCTCGCTCGTGCAGAAGGGAACGGTCCTCGCGGACTGGGATCCGTACGCGATCCCGATCCTCACCGAGGTCTCCGGCATCGTGAAGTACGGCGACATCATCGATGGCGTCACGATGGAGGAGAAGCTCAACGAGGTGACCGGCCTCTCGCAGCGCGTGGTCATCGAGTCGCGCGATGCGTCGGCGCGGCCGCGCCTGTCGATCAAGGACGAGAGCGGCGAGACGAAGAAGACGGGCGTGGGTGAGAACCTCGCGCGTTACTTCCTCCCGGTCGGCTCGAACATCATCCCGGCGGACGGGACCGAGGTCGACGCGGGCGACATCCTCGCGAAGATCCCCCGCGAGACCACGAAGACCAAGGACATCACGGGCGGTCTGCCGCGCGTGGCCGAGCTCTTCGAGGCCCGCAAGCCGAAGGATCACGCGATCGTCGCGGAGATCGACGGCACGGTCACGTTCGGCAAGGACACCAAGGGCAAGCGCAAGGTCCTCGTGCAGCCCGAGTCGGGCGACGCGAAGGAGTACCTGATCGCGAAGGGCAAGCACCTCACCGTCAAGGAAGGTGACTACGTCCGCGCCGGCGAGCCGCTGATGGACGGCCCCGCCAACCCGCACGACATCCTGAAGATCAAGGGCGAGAAGGAGCTCGCGGCCTGGCTGGTGAACGAGATCCAGCAGGTCTACCGGCTCCAGGGCGTCGGCATCAACGACAAGCACATCGAGACGATCGTGCGGATGATGCTGCGCCGCGTCCGAGTGAAGGAGCCGGGCGACACCAACTTCCTGATGGACGAGCAGGTCGAGAAGGCCGTGTTCGAGCGCGAGAACGAGAAGGTCCTCGCGCGTGGCGGAGCCCCCGCGATCGCCGAGCCGCTGCTGCTCGGCATCACGAAGGCCTCGCTGAGCACGGAGAGCTTCATCTCGGCGAGCTCGTTCCAGGAGACCACGAAGGTCCTCACGGAGGCGGCGATCAACGGAAAGGTCGACGAGCTCCGCGGCCTCAAGGAGAACGTCATCATGGGACGCCTCCTGCCGGCCGGTACGGGCCTCTCGGCCTACAAGCGCCTCGACATGATCGTCGAGGACGGGTCGGCGGCGAGCGACTATTCGCCCGCGGACGACCTGATGGCGGCGGCCTCCGAAGAGGAGTGA
- the rplJ gene encoding 50S ribosomal protein L10 — MANGTSTAREDKAKVVDEVKGLFDKATSVVFLGFKGMDVITVTDLRSKFRKAGVEYKVVKNKLVEQALKGTPLEGKLGKVLAGETAVAFSFEDPSTAAKVVRDFRKEGDKQEKLEVKAAVLDNAVMAGGDVEKQLASMPGKDELRAMLLATLQAPAQNLVAQLQAPLQNLVYVLEARRKQLEESSGG, encoded by the coding sequence ATGGCCAACGGAACCAGCACTGCCCGTGAGGACAAGGCGAAGGTCGTCGACGAGGTCAAGGGCCTCTTCGACAAGGCGACCAGCGTCGTGTTCCTCGGCTTCAAGGGCATGGACGTGATCACGGTGACGGACCTGCGCTCGAAGTTCCGCAAGGCGGGCGTCGAGTACAAGGTCGTCAAGAACAAGCTCGTCGAGCAGGCCCTGAAGGGCACGCCCCTCGAGGGCAAGCTCGGGAAGGTCCTCGCCGGCGAGACTGCGGTCGCGTTCTCGTTCGAGGATCCCTCGACGGCCGCGAAGGTCGTGCGCGACTTCCGCAAGGAAGGCGACAAGCAGGAGAAGCTCGAGGTCAAGGCCGCGGTTCTCGACAACGCCGTCATGGCTGGCGGTGACGTCGAGAAGCAGCTCGCCTCGATGCCTGGCAAGGACGAGCTCCGCGCCATGCTCCTCGCGACGCTCCAGGCGCCGGCGCAGAACCTCGTCGCGCAGCTGCAGGCCCCCCTGCAGAACCTCGTCTACGTGCTCGAGGCGCGTCGCAAGCAGCTCGAAGAGAGCAGCGGCGGCTGA
- a CDS encoding GNAT family N-acetyltransferase produces the protein MEAPVYSVRTERLLVRGYEPSDAVASGELLKANLEHLRWMPWATTEATTVESRLGWIRRVRAELDRGGSDLVYGIFDASGRELMGGIGLHARIGPHALEIGYWISAAHEGRGYVTEAAGALTRVAFDVHHVGRVEIHCDPRNTRSAAVARRLGYTHDATLRRRTLDPEGRERDTMVWSLFADELRRSAASKVGYEAFDALERSVARG, from the coding sequence ATGGAAGCTCCCGTGTACTCGGTGCGCACCGAGCGGCTCTTGGTGCGCGGATACGAGCCCTCCGACGCGGTGGCGTCGGGCGAGCTCTTGAAGGCGAACCTCGAGCACCTGCGCTGGATGCCGTGGGCCACGACGGAGGCAACGACCGTCGAGTCGCGGCTCGGGTGGATCCGCCGCGTGCGCGCGGAGCTCGATCGCGGCGGGAGCGATCTCGTGTACGGGATCTTCGACGCCAGCGGGCGCGAGCTGATGGGCGGCATCGGGCTCCACGCGCGGATCGGTCCGCACGCGCTGGAGATCGGGTACTGGATCTCGGCGGCGCACGAGGGACGCGGGTACGTGACCGAAGCGGCGGGCGCGCTGACGCGTGTCGCGTTCGACGTGCATCACGTGGGGCGCGTCGAGATCCATTGCGATCCGCGGAACACACGGAGCGCGGCGGTGGCGCGGCGGCTGGGGTACACCCACGACGCGACGCTGCGCCGGCGCACGCTCGATCCCGAGGGGCGAGAGCGCGACACGATGGTGTGGTCGCTCTTCGCCGACGAGCTCCGGCGGAGCGCGGCGTCGAAGGTGGGGTACGAGGCGTTCGACGCGCTCGAGAGGTCCGTCGCGCGTGGCTGA